From Sphingobacterium bambusae:
TACGCAACAACGATATTCTCCTGCTGTTTTTTGTATGTTTACGCTATGAAAAGCATCTTCCTGATTTATGCGATACTCTTTGTCAGTTTCTCACTTAAAGGCCAATCGCTGGATGTCACCTCCATACGAAAGGAATTAGATTATTCCAATGTGTTAAAGGCGCATTTTTTTGGTTTTTGTCTGTATGATTTGGATAGCAACCGCTTTGTAATGGGGGTCAATGAAAATAAATTGTTTACACCAGCGTCAAACGCGAAAACCTTTACATTGTTTGCATCGCTTAAAAACCTTGGTGATTCCATACCTGGTTTGCATTATGTTGAGCGCGGGGATTCACTTATTTTTTGGGGAACAGGAGATCCGACTTTTTTGCATAATCGATTGGACTCACGGAAGGTTTTCGATTTCTTGAAGACGAGCAAAAAACGTCTATACTATGCCGCAGAACAACAAGCCGAAGAAACATTTTTTAGAAAGGGCTGGGCCATGGAAGATTATGAAGAATACTATCAACCCGAAATTAGCAGTTTTCCAATTTTTGGTAACGTGGTCACCTTTCGGGAGAAAAAAGGAGTACTCACCTGTAGTCCGGCACGCTTCCAGTCGGCCATTGAGTACCGAGCTGATGCTAACGCGAATTACGCGCTCAGCCGTAGATTCACGGAGAATGTGTATGAGCAGAACCGGACAAGCCCTCCGCATAAATACGTCAATGAAAAGCCTTTTCGATATTCACCGCAACTGTTTGTACAGCTGTTGACGGATACGTTGAAACGTGATGTTAAGCTCATAGCATATAATCGACCCACAGACTTCAAGACCATCTATTCGCAGGCAACCGCCTATTTACTGCGCGAAATGATGTTGCCGAGCGACAATTTCATTGCCGAGCAATTGAACATGTTGATTGCACAAGAAAAATATGCTTCCTTTCAAACTGCTCGGCTGCGCAACGATATGCAAAAAGAGTATTACGATTATTTTACGGATAAAATTGAACTGTATGATGGAAGTGGATTGTCCAGCTACAATAAAGTCACGCCTCGGAGTATGGTCGAGTTGCTTTCGTTGATTCATAATAGTATTAAGGACTCCACAGCGCTTCATCGTTTGTTTCCGACTGGAGGGGTCGATGGCACATTGAAGCGTGCTTATGCGTTGGACAAAGGGGAGCCATTCGTGTGGGCAAAGACAGGAACGGTGCATGCCGTACATAACCAAAGCGGATTTATCCGCAC
This genomic window contains:
- a CDS encoding D-alanyl-D-alanine carboxypeptidase, whose protein sequence is MKSIFLIYAILFVSFSLKGQSLDVTSIRKELDYSNVLKAHFFGFCLYDLDSNRFVMGVNENKLFTPASNAKTFTLFASLKNLGDSIPGLHYVERGDSLIFWGTGDPTFLHNRLDSRKVFDFLKTSKKRLYYAAEQQAEETFFRKGWAMEDYEEYYQPEISSFPIFGNVVTFREKKGVLTCSPARFQSAIEYRADANANYALSRRFTENVYEQNRTSPPHKYVNEKPFRYSPQLFVQLLTDTLKRDVKLIAYNRPTDFKTIYSQATAYLLREMMLPSDNFIAEQLNMLIAQEKYASFQTARLRNDMQKEYYDYFTDKIELYDGSGLSSYNKVTPRSMVELLSLIHNSIKDSTALHRLFPTGGVDGTLKRAYALDKGEPFVWAKTGTVHAVHNQSGFIRTRKGRNFAFSFLNTNFWGEATAVRREMVRIMTFIRENY